The Biomphalaria glabrata chromosome 6, xgBioGlab47.1, whole genome shotgun sequence genomic interval AGAAGAACCAAAGATTAAAGAATTAACAGAGGAAGAGGCGGAACAATTAGAACAAGATTTGAAAAAGGTAAAATtcgtttttttcctttgtttaaTTATGAATCTTatgaaagtattttgtttgtggTGATTGAGAACCCCAAAGTTTTGTGTCTTGGCAGAGACTGTGGTGTTGTATATTTTGAGACATTTCTGAGCCTCAAAGAGGGATACCTGACTTTTGCTTGCATGTACtgattttattaatgaaataaaaataatttgtgtgtgtgttttaactTTTCATTCGTGATTCTGTATTAGGttgttaaattattaattattttgtttataggaaaaagaaaatagcTCTTCGAACATTGCTAATGGAACTGGGGATGTAGAAAGCAAACTTGAAAaggtaatttaattatttattctaGCAAATGAGTTTAACCTTGTCAAAACAGCgtacatatttatatttagatgtaGGTGTCAGATGACAACGGATAGTTTTTCTGTCATTATATCTTTAGTGGACATGACTTGGATACATGTAtcctatttgtttcttttttataacTCAAGCATTAATAATGAGACCTGATTCAGATGTCCAAATGGTTCGGGCAAGCCCGCCCCTTTTATGAACCATATGACCagagaaaggcttttatctctTGGCCAGGATGAGAAATTGGCTCTTCACCGAGCTCTCTGTCGGGAGGCCCCCGTGGACTAAGTGATCATTTATTCACACCCGTCTTGGCATGTTGCACGTTCTTCCGAACCCCTACATGAATTCCTCCTTTCATGTGTGGCCGGAAGCTCAAGCCCCACGTGGGGGCCATTCTTATGCCTATGCTGTCCCATCGTACCCGTGGGGGACCATCACCACACGTATGTGCCCCTTTGGGAAACAGGCTGATGGGGGTTTCAGACTGGTTTAGCTAGCCTTTTttacatccctaccacgtgTAATGTACCCTCTCTCGAGGGTACGTGTGGTAGCCCACTGAGAGCTATGTTAGCTACCGTTCTTAGCCTATCCACTCCCGGGtggacgtttccacggaggcgccacgctgaggcgaagGTAGCTGGAATATCCTCCGTATAATGAGACCAGATTTGTCTTTCTGAAAGTGttatttgacattttgttttttccttaGGCAGCCAGtgatgatgaagaagaagatgaaaaagACAAAGGTAAACTGAAACCAAACGTTGGCAATGGTGCAGACATGGCCAACTACTCCTGGACTCAAACCTTGCAAGAAGTAGAGGTAAGCACCATAAGAGTTCAGCTGCTGTTTGATGGCTGCGATTGCTTAAATAACCTGTTTTAGATTCAGATAGATATGTATTGGTAAAATTTTGATTAAACTTATTTCTGATTTGGTATATTTTATATGGGATTTCTTTTGTTGCTAGATCAAAGTTCCATTCCAAGTTGGCTTCCCACTCAAGAGTAGAGATTTGGTTGTCAATATTGAGAAGAAGGTTAGTGAACTGATTAATAATAAAACTGAAACATTTCAGATAAAGGTTTCTTTCATAGTAAAAACACCTGTAATTCGTTGTTAGAAGTGCATATAttgtagacatatatatatttttaagcacCTGTATTGTAATAtaatttctttaataatacttattTAAACAACTGTTAtacagaattattattattatttttttaaaagttacttTACAGGCCAGTTAATATTTATTCAACATATTAATGTGctttataaaatgaaaatgtcAAGAGTTTCATTAGAATGTTTTCTCCAAATTGTTGTAGTGATAAGATCCACAGAAAAAGACTCAAAATCTTGGTGCTGACAGGTTTTGAAAGGCATGAATGATATAGGGAAAAGTTGTCACGGAAATATTAGAATAACTAAAAGCCGAAGAACATGGACAACTTTACATAGCTTATACTTCTTTGGGAGTTGAAAAAGACAACAAAGTAacgcttttgaaaaaaaaatacaaaagttaGCTTGATAGAACAAAGTAAACATATTTCACAAGAGAACACTCTGAGCAAGTGTTGCCATATCAGTGTTTACAAAACCAATAGCAGTGACATGTAACAAagacttgattttttttgtgttctggTTCCCTGTCTCTTTTGCTAAGTTTTATGACAAAACCATCAACATTAAATGTataattaactaaaaaatttttgaacattttttttagaaagctaaTGAGGTGGCTTCTAGGAACAGCATAATtgttagatctaataatacagCAGGTGtaatactttttcaaaatctttcCTATTTTCTTTTCAACAGAAACTCTGTGTCGGTCTAAAAGGTCATCCTCCTGTAATAAATGGTACGATGTACAATGAGGTCAAGGTAGATGAGTCAACATGGTGCATCGTGGATAGTAAAATGTTACTAATTAACTTGGAAAAGGCAAgtgatttcattttttcattagttctactaatttttaaaatcaaatttcagTTACTTTAGGTCACCCCTTACCTTCTTGGTATTCCTTTCAATAGGGTCTAGCACATCATTCAGAAAAATCAATGTACACTTTCACTTCTATAATAAAAACGCTAAAAGATTCATTATaatagaaaagattttttttgttaatattaagATTGTTTATCATCACTGTAATACATTAACTAAATTCTGTAGTCACTAAATATTTGTGTACCGGGACCATTAGTTAATAATGTTTAATCTAACATTTTGCCAAATAATCTGTTCTCTCTTACCTGTAAAAATTTATGTGGTTTAAATTTTATAGTCTTGGTATTAGTAACATCATATTTGATCCTAGAAAGAGTATGGTGAAATGGAGCAGTGTACATTAAAATGTGTAGTCTGGCTTACTGATACTGTTtttccttacggaaatttgttgtgattacaaggactcttttctcatataaagacaacacaacagaaaaatacacataaataggacagacaacataaagagttcatttaCACACGGATAttttggtgcatttcatgttccctgatcaatgagtggcggtgatagagtctgaccgagtgaggtaccaAGTATCCATCaacatccatcccagtggtacTAAAAGAACCAGGAGGACTCTGGGCTgtttcaacacatccctccattcagatctctgcTGAGCCTTTCAACTCCATTTCCAAAACCCCAagttgttgtagatctgcctccacatcatcaatccatcgcattcggggtctgccttttggtttttgcctgtatacaattttcgcccctctgttctctgacattctttcaaggtgacatGCCCAAcctagtctgttcttttttatttctgtcattATCAGTGGGTCTTCAtaaaattgatatatctcatttCCATCAACATCAAGCTTGCTAATTTTTGTCCAATctgtatttaatgatttaacaaagacaaacaattagagaaaaaaagtaaatccgAAGTAATGTAATCCCAATATGATGTACCAGTATCTTATAAGACAATATTCTTATGTACGTAATTACATGGGGGACGTATGATTGATTATAGTATTTGCTCTGCAGGTGAATCAGATGGAGTGGTGGAGTAGAATTGTGACAACTGAACCAGAAATAAACACAAAGAAAGTTCAGCCTGAAAATTCCAAAGTGAGTTTCAGTTCATTGTGTACATTACATGTTGCTATTCTTTTCACTAAATTTGAAGGTTTCAATAGACTTTTGCATTCAGAatggacattttaaaatatctcctGATGCTTTTTCTTCCTAGTTATCAGATTTAGATGGTGAGACACGTTCCATGGTGGAAAAAATGATGTATGATCAGAGACAAAAGGAACTTGGTCTGCCAACGTCCGATGAACAGAAGAAACAGGATGTTTTGAAAAAGTAAGTGTTGGAATACGATGCTCTTCGTTGTTTAAAGTAGCATTTGTTGACATTATAGGACAAAGATGTTTTCCAACCACACTCACACATcggattcattttttattttagattcatGGAGCAACATCCCGAAATGGACTTCTCCAAATGCAAGTTTTCATAGGCGCTCAACTCTTTTGGTGTATGTCTTTGTGGTGGTTTGTTTTCGACTGAGACGGGTGATATTTTTGGTTGGATGACCTTTGGGATTAGTATAGTGTCATCTTGATTTTAACTATTGCAATTCATTTACCAGTACTTCttcttctaaaaaaatgttacaaattaaAAACCTTATTAGAAATGCTTTTAATGTT includes:
- the LOC106070306 gene encoding nuclear migration protein nudC-like, which codes for MSGTADPERFDGMLLAMAQQCEGGVQELLDVFFGFLARKTDFYTGAGVDPAMKMVIAKFEQHEKLVAERLKKEKEEKEAEEKRRKERIAKKKAEEEKERSKVEEEPKIKELTEEEAEQLEQDLKKEKENSSSNIANGTGDVESKLEKAASDDEEEDEKDKGKLKPNVGNGADMANYSWTQTLQEVEIKVPFQVGFPLKSRDLVVNIEKKKLCVGLKGHPPVINGTMYNEVKVDESTWCIVDSKMLLINLEKVNQMEWWSRIVTTEPEINTKKVQPENSKLSDLDGETRSMVEKMMYDQRQKELGLPTSDEQKKQDVLKKFMEQHPEMDFSKCKFS